A window from Setaria italica strain Yugu1 chromosome VIII, Setaria_italica_v2.0, whole genome shotgun sequence encodes these proteins:
- the LOC106804465 gene encoding uncharacterized protein LOC106804465, with protein sequence MVGPVKTAPGGYTHIFMAVDKFTKWIEVKVVTSIDTAKAAQFMKEITHCFGVPNRIITNLGMEFTGSEFWDFCQDNLIDVYYSSVAHLCCKGQVERANAMVLQLLKSCIFDNAAKYATKWLRELPHVIWGLRTQKSRATGYTPFSMVYGSEAVLPSDVAFGAPCIQYYEEGEAKTSWHVDIDSLEEHLVAALIQRAHHEQQIRHYHDRNVR encoded by the coding sequence ATGGTTGGACCCGTCAAGACTGCTCCGGGCGGCTACACCCATATCTTcatggcagttgacaaattcaccaagtggattgaggtcaaggttGTCACTAGCATTGATACGGCTAAAGCCGCTCAGTTCATGAAGGAAATCACACACTGCTTTGGAGTgccaaataggatcatcacAAACCTTGGCATGGAGTTTACAGGCTCCGAGTTTTGGGACTTTTGCCAGGACAACCTCAttgatgtgtactactcctcagtagcaCACCTGTGCTGCAAGGGCCAGGTCGAACGTGCGAATGCGATGGTCCTCCAGTTGCTTAAGTCTTGCATCTTTGACAACGCAGCCAAATatgccaccaagtggctacgcgAGCTACCCCATGTTATCTGGGGTCTTCGGACTCAGAAAAGTAGGGCTACCGGCTACACCCCTTTCTCAATGGTGTACGGCTCGGAGGCCGTCCTACCATCCGATGTGGCCTTTGGCGCCCCATGCATCCAGTACTACGAAGAAGGTGAGGCAAAAACAAGTTGGCACGTCGACATCGATAGCCTCGAGGAGCATCTAGTGGCAGCTCTTATCCAGCGTGCACACCACGAGCAGCAGATACGACACTACCATGATCGAAATGTCAGATAA